Proteins encoded in a region of the Hippocampus zosterae strain Florida chromosome 11, ASM2543408v3, whole genome shotgun sequence genome:
- the LOC127610249 gene encoding polyribonucleotide nucleotidyltransferase 1, mitochondrial isoform X2 — translation MVTAVSKTKPSPSQFMPLVVDYRQKAAAAGRIPTNYLRRELGTTDNEILTSRLIDRSIRPLFPSGYFYDTQILCNLLAVDGVNDPDVLAINAASAALALSDIPWNGPIGAVRMGLVEGELLVNPTRAQMATSTLNMIVAGAPSSQVVMIEASAENVLQQDFCHAVKVGVKHAQQIILAIQQLARELKVTKRTPPKMFSAPAEMVAHVQQSATDKIYAVFTDYAHDKISRDDAINKIRLETEEHLKEKFPQAEPFELIESFNTVSRDIFRNLVLNEYKRCDGRDLTAVRDISCDVDLFKPLHGSALFQRGQTQVLCSVTFDSLESSIKADIITTALSGIKDKNFMLHYEFPPYATNEIGKMGGLNRRELGHGALAEKALRPVIPKDFPFTIRVTAEVLESNGSSSMASACGGSLALMDAGVPISAAVAGVAVGLISKSNPDKPSEIQDYRLLTDILGIEDYLGDMDFKLAGTNKGITALQADVKIPGLPLKLVMEAIQQATVAKREILGIMNTTLAKPRTSRKENGPVVENVRVPVSRRARFVGPGGYNLRRLQAQTGVTISQVDEETFSVFAPTPGALNEAQDFISEVCRDDQEQQLEFGAIYTATITEIRDIGVMVKLYPNMSAVLLHNSQLDHKRIKHPSALGLEVGQQIQVKYFGRDPTDGRMRLSRKVLQSPAATVVKTLSEKQSISMATAANSAGNVEP, via the exons ATGGTGACGGCCGTGAGCAAAACCAAACCATCTCCCTCTCAGTTCATGCCTCTGGTG GTAGACTACAGACAGaaagcggcggccgccggcagGATCCCCACTAACTATTTGAGGCGAGAGTTGGGCACCACCGACAACGAGATTCTCACCAGCAGACTCATAG ACAGATCCATTCGACCTCTTTTCCCAAGCGGTTACTTTTACGACACTCAG ATTCTATGTAACTTGCTGGCCGTGGATGGTGTCAATGATCCGGACGTGCTAGCTATTAACGCAG CCTCAgctgctctcgctctctcggaCATCCCTTGGAACGGACCCATAG GCGCTGTGCGTATGGGATTGGTGGAGGGCGAGCTACTGGTCAACCCCACCAGAGCGCAGATGGCGACCAGCACGCTCAACATGATCGTGGCGGGGGCCCCCAGCAGTCAAGTGG TGATGATCGAGGCGTCGGCCGAGAACGTTCTGCAGCAGGATTTCTGTCACGCCGTCAAGGTGGGCGTCAAGCACGCGCAGCAGATCATCCTGGCCATCCAGCAACTGGCGCGGGAGCTTAAAGTCACCAAGCGCACGCCGCCCAAGATGTTCTCGGCACCTGCGGAAATGGTGGCGCACGTGCAACA ATCCGCCACCGATAAGATCTACGCTGTTTTCACTGATTACGCACATGATAAG ATTTCAAGAGACGACGCCATCAACAAGATTCGCCTGGAAACCGAGGAGCACCTCAAAG agaaatTTCCTCAAGCCGAACCTTTTGAACTCATTGAGTCCTTCAACACTGTGAGCAGGGACATCTTTCGGAATTTAGTGCTCAACGAATACAAGAG GTGTGACGGCAGGGACTTAACGGCTGTGAGAGACATCTCCTGCGACGTGGACCTCTTTAAACCACTTCATGGCTCGGCGTTGTTCCAGAGAGGACAAACGCAG GTGCTCTGTAGCGTCACGTTTGATTCGCTGGAATCCAGCATCaaagcagacatcatcaccacagCTTTAAG TGGGATCAAGGACAAAAATTTCATGCTCCATTATgag TTCCCGCCCTACGCCACCAACGAGATCGGCAAGATGGGCGGTCTCAACAGGAGAGAGCTCGGACACG ggGCCCTGGCGGAGAAAGCGCTGCGGCCTGTCATCCCTAAAGACTTCCCTTTCACCATCAGGGTCACAGCTGAGGTGTTGGAGTCAAACG GGTCTTCATCCATGGCTTCGGCATGTGGAGGCAGCCTGGCGCTCATGGACGCAG GGGTTCCCATTTCGGCGGCCGTGGCCGGCGTGGCCGTGGGCCTCATCTCCAAATCCAACCCCGACAAGCCCTCCGAGATCCAAGACTACAGACTGCTCACTGACATTCTT GGAATTGAGGATTACCTCGGAGACATGGACTTCAAATTGGCAGGAACAAACAAAGGCATCACTGCGTTACAG GCGGATGTGAAGATTCCCGGTCTGCCGCTCAAGCTGGTCATGGAGGCTATCCAGCAGGCCACAG TCGCAAAGCGTGAGATCTTGGGCATCATGAACACCACTCTGGCAAAACCCAGGacgagcaggaaggagaacggGCCGGTTGTGG agaacGTGCGCGTGCCCGTGTCCAGACGGGCTCGCTTCGTGGGCCCAGGGGGATACAACCTCCGCCGGTTACAAGCTCAGACGG GCGTGACCATCAGTCAGGTGGACGAGGAGACCTTCTCCGTGTTTGCTCCCACGCCGGGAGCGCTGAACGAGGCGCAGGACTTCATCAGTGAAGTCTGCAGAGACGAT CAAGAGCAGCAGCTGGAGTTTGGCGCCATTTACACTGCCACCATCACTGAAATAAG AGACATTGGCGTCATGGTGAAGCTCTATCCCAACATGAGCGCCGTCCTGCTGCACAACTCCCAGTTGGACCACAAACGA ATCAAACATCCAAGTGCTTTGGGGTTAGAAGTGGGCCAGCAGATTCAG GTGAAGTATTTCGGACGGGACCCCACGGATGGCAGGATGCGCCTCTCTCGCAAAGTGCTGCAGTCGCCAGCCGCGACCGTGGTCAAGACGCTGAGTGAGAAGCAGAGCATCTCCATGGCGACGGCCGCAAACAGTGCAGGCAACGTCGAACCGTGA
- the LOC127610249 gene encoding polyribonucleotide nucleotidyltransferase 1, mitochondrial isoform X1 yields MRRLLQLGRSFSRCRARLCHQSVYKSHANVRSVGVDLGDKKLQISSGRLAKFADGSAVVQLGDTSVMVTAVSKTKPSPSQFMPLVVDYRQKAAAAGRIPTNYLRRELGTTDNEILTSRLIDRSIRPLFPSGYFYDTQILCNLLAVDGVNDPDVLAINAASAALALSDIPWNGPIGAVRMGLVEGELLVNPTRAQMATSTLNMIVAGAPSSQVVMIEASAENVLQQDFCHAVKVGVKHAQQIILAIQQLARELKVTKRTPPKMFSAPAEMVAHVQQSATDKIYAVFTDYAHDKISRDDAINKIRLETEEHLKEKFPQAEPFELIESFNTVSRDIFRNLVLNEYKRCDGRDLTAVRDISCDVDLFKPLHGSALFQRGQTQVLCSVTFDSLESSIKADIITTALSGIKDKNFMLHYEFPPYATNEIGKMGGLNRRELGHGALAEKALRPVIPKDFPFTIRVTAEVLESNGSSSMASACGGSLALMDAGVPISAAVAGVAVGLISKSNPDKPSEIQDYRLLTDILGIEDYLGDMDFKLAGTNKGITALQADVKIPGLPLKLVMEAIQQATVAKREILGIMNTTLAKPRTSRKENGPVVENVRVPVSRRARFVGPGGYNLRRLQAQTGVTISQVDEETFSVFAPTPGALNEAQDFISEVCRDDQEQQLEFGAIYTATITEIRDIGVMVKLYPNMSAVLLHNSQLDHKRIKHPSALGLEVGQQIQVKYFGRDPTDGRMRLSRKVLQSPAATVVKTLSEKQSISMATAANSAGNVEP; encoded by the exons ATGAGGCGTTTACTACAGCTTGGACGTTCCTTTTCTCGCTGCCGCGCGCGTCTGTGCCACCAGAGCGTGTACAAAAGTCACGCCAATGTACGAAGTGTGGGAGTGGATCTCGGAGACAA AAAATTGCAGATTTCCTCTGGGAGGCTAGCCAAGTTTGCTGATGGCTCTGCTGTTGTCCAG CTGGGTGACACCTCTGTGATGGTGACGGCCGTGAGCAAAACCAAACCATCTCCCTCTCAGTTCATGCCTCTGGTG GTAGACTACAGACAGaaagcggcggccgccggcagGATCCCCACTAACTATTTGAGGCGAGAGTTGGGCACCACCGACAACGAGATTCTCACCAGCAGACTCATAG ACAGATCCATTCGACCTCTTTTCCCAAGCGGTTACTTTTACGACACTCAG ATTCTATGTAACTTGCTGGCCGTGGATGGTGTCAATGATCCGGACGTGCTAGCTATTAACGCAG CCTCAgctgctctcgctctctcggaCATCCCTTGGAACGGACCCATAG GCGCTGTGCGTATGGGATTGGTGGAGGGCGAGCTACTGGTCAACCCCACCAGAGCGCAGATGGCGACCAGCACGCTCAACATGATCGTGGCGGGGGCCCCCAGCAGTCAAGTGG TGATGATCGAGGCGTCGGCCGAGAACGTTCTGCAGCAGGATTTCTGTCACGCCGTCAAGGTGGGCGTCAAGCACGCGCAGCAGATCATCCTGGCCATCCAGCAACTGGCGCGGGAGCTTAAAGTCACCAAGCGCACGCCGCCCAAGATGTTCTCGGCACCTGCGGAAATGGTGGCGCACGTGCAACA ATCCGCCACCGATAAGATCTACGCTGTTTTCACTGATTACGCACATGATAAG ATTTCAAGAGACGACGCCATCAACAAGATTCGCCTGGAAACCGAGGAGCACCTCAAAG agaaatTTCCTCAAGCCGAACCTTTTGAACTCATTGAGTCCTTCAACACTGTGAGCAGGGACATCTTTCGGAATTTAGTGCTCAACGAATACAAGAG GTGTGACGGCAGGGACTTAACGGCTGTGAGAGACATCTCCTGCGACGTGGACCTCTTTAAACCACTTCATGGCTCGGCGTTGTTCCAGAGAGGACAAACGCAG GTGCTCTGTAGCGTCACGTTTGATTCGCTGGAATCCAGCATCaaagcagacatcatcaccacagCTTTAAG TGGGATCAAGGACAAAAATTTCATGCTCCATTATgag TTCCCGCCCTACGCCACCAACGAGATCGGCAAGATGGGCGGTCTCAACAGGAGAGAGCTCGGACACG ggGCCCTGGCGGAGAAAGCGCTGCGGCCTGTCATCCCTAAAGACTTCCCTTTCACCATCAGGGTCACAGCTGAGGTGTTGGAGTCAAACG GGTCTTCATCCATGGCTTCGGCATGTGGAGGCAGCCTGGCGCTCATGGACGCAG GGGTTCCCATTTCGGCGGCCGTGGCCGGCGTGGCCGTGGGCCTCATCTCCAAATCCAACCCCGACAAGCCCTCCGAGATCCAAGACTACAGACTGCTCACTGACATTCTT GGAATTGAGGATTACCTCGGAGACATGGACTTCAAATTGGCAGGAACAAACAAAGGCATCACTGCGTTACAG GCGGATGTGAAGATTCCCGGTCTGCCGCTCAAGCTGGTCATGGAGGCTATCCAGCAGGCCACAG TCGCAAAGCGTGAGATCTTGGGCATCATGAACACCACTCTGGCAAAACCCAGGacgagcaggaaggagaacggGCCGGTTGTGG agaacGTGCGCGTGCCCGTGTCCAGACGGGCTCGCTTCGTGGGCCCAGGGGGATACAACCTCCGCCGGTTACAAGCTCAGACGG GCGTGACCATCAGTCAGGTGGACGAGGAGACCTTCTCCGTGTTTGCTCCCACGCCGGGAGCGCTGAACGAGGCGCAGGACTTCATCAGTGAAGTCTGCAGAGACGAT CAAGAGCAGCAGCTGGAGTTTGGCGCCATTTACACTGCCACCATCACTGAAATAAG AGACATTGGCGTCATGGTGAAGCTCTATCCCAACATGAGCGCCGTCCTGCTGCACAACTCCCAGTTGGACCACAAACGA ATCAAACATCCAAGTGCTTTGGGGTTAGAAGTGGGCCAGCAGATTCAG GTGAAGTATTTCGGACGGGACCCCACGGATGGCAGGATGCGCCTCTCTCGCAAAGTGCTGCAGTCGCCAGCCGCGACCGTGGTCAAGACGCTGAGTGAGAAGCAGAGCATCTCCATGGCGACGGCCGCAAACAGTGCAGGCAACGTCGAACCGTGA